The following coding sequences lie in one Arthrobacter sp. PGP41 genomic window:
- a CDS encoding XRE family transcriptional regulator: MRFFTYSLEMSPGSWNREAAPPTPSAASAELDVISLGRRVRHLRKQAGLTLDNLSAAVGTAPSQLSLIENGKREPKLGLLQHLASALNVSIDQLLGAEPPSRRAALEIELERYQRSPLYETLNLPKIRISSRLPVDVLEAQVGLLHELERKMNEQVATPEEARRANGELRAMMRERGNYFPEYEAEAQKVLKGVGYTTGPLSQHVIADIAENLGFTLHHVGDLPHSTRSVTDLKNRRIYLTQNQRQDHDPRSVLLQALGHYVLGHETPKNYGDFLAQRVATNYFAAALLLPEKATLEFLQKAKAAKEIAVEDIRDAFAVSYETAAHRFTNLATQHLGITTHFQKTHQSGIIYKAYENDGVAFPQDHTGAIEGQPSCKAWTSRAVFDVPDKFSAYSQYTDTPSGTYWCTARTERSASGEFSLSIGVPYQHVKWFRGRETTARAKSTCPDPNCCKRPPTELASQWAGNAWPSARAHSHLLAAMPPGAFPGVDETEVYSFLQAHSGT, from the coding sequence ATGCGTTTCTTCACGTATTCTTTAGAAATGTCCCCTGGAAGCTGGAACCGCGAAGCCGCGCCGCCAACACCGTCCGCCGCGTCTGCTGAACTGGACGTCATCAGCCTGGGCCGCCGCGTGCGCCATCTGCGCAAGCAAGCCGGACTGACCCTGGATAACCTCAGCGCCGCCGTCGGTACCGCACCCAGCCAGTTGAGCCTGATCGAGAACGGCAAGCGGGAACCGAAGCTGGGGCTCCTGCAGCACCTGGCGTCCGCCCTCAATGTCAGCATCGACCAACTTCTCGGCGCGGAACCTCCCAGCCGCCGGGCCGCCCTGGAGATCGAGCTCGAACGCTACCAGCGCAGCCCGCTCTACGAGACGCTGAACCTGCCCAAAATCCGCATCAGCTCGCGGCTTCCGGTGGACGTGCTGGAGGCCCAGGTGGGGCTGCTGCATGAGCTGGAGCGCAAGATGAACGAGCAGGTGGCCACCCCGGAGGAAGCGCGCCGGGCGAACGGTGAACTGCGGGCAATGATGCGCGAGCGCGGCAACTATTTTCCGGAGTACGAGGCCGAGGCGCAGAAGGTGCTCAAGGGGGTTGGTTACACTACCGGCCCGCTTAGCCAGCACGTCATCGCGGACATCGCCGAGAACCTCGGATTCACCCTGCACCATGTGGGTGACCTGCCGCATTCCACCCGTTCCGTGACCGATTTGAAGAACCGCAGAATTTACCTGACCCAGAACCAGCGGCAGGACCACGACCCCCGGTCGGTGCTGCTGCAGGCCCTGGGTCACTACGTGCTGGGGCACGAAACCCCGAAGAACTACGGCGACTTCCTGGCCCAGCGCGTGGCAACGAACTATTTTGCTGCAGCGCTCCTGCTGCCGGAAAAGGCAACCCTGGAATTTTTGCAGAAGGCGAAGGCCGCCAAGGAAATCGCCGTGGAGGACATCAGGGACGCTTTTGCCGTGTCCTATGAAACGGCAGCCCACCGGTTTACGAACCTTGCCACGCAGCACTTGGGCATCACCACCCATTTCCAGAAGACGCACCAGAGCGGAATCATCTACAAGGCATACGAGAACGACGGCGTGGCGTTCCCGCAGGACCACACCGGCGCCATCGAGGGCCAGCCGTCGTGCAAGGCCTGGACTTCCCGCGCAGTGTTCGACGTTCCGGACAAGTTCAGCGCCTACAGCCAGTACACCGACACGCCCTCCGGGACGTACTGGTGCACCGCCCGCACCGAACGTTCAGCCAGCGGCGAGTTTTCGCTCAGCATCGGCGTGCCGTACCAGCACGTCAAATGGTTCCGCGGACGGGAAACCACCGCGCGGGCCAAGTCCACCTGCCCCGATCCGAACTGCTGCAAACGGCCGCCGACCGAGCTCGCCTCGCAGTGGGCCGGCAACGCATGGCCCTCCGCC